In Rattus norvegicus strain BN/NHsdMcwi chromosome 3, GRCr8, whole genome shotgun sequence, a genomic segment contains:
- the Slc20a1 gene encoding sodium-dependent phosphate transporter 1, with the protein MASTLAPITSTLAAVTASAPPKYDNLWMLILGFIIAFVLAFSVGANDVANSFGTAVGSGVVTLKQACILASIFETVGSALLGAKVSETIRKGLIDVEKYNATQDLLMAGSVSAMFGSAVWQLVASFLKLPISGTHCIVGATIGFSLVAKGQEGIKWSELIKIVMSWFVSPLLSGIMSGILFFLVRAFILRKADPVPNGLRALPIFYACTIGINLFSIMYTGAPLLGFDKLPLWGTILISVGCAVFCALIVWFFVCPRMKRKIEREVKSSPSESPLMEKKNNLKDHEETKMAPGDVENRNPVSEVVCATGPLRAVVEERTVSFKLGDLEEAPERERLPMDLKEETNIDGTINGAVQLPNGNLVQFSQTVSNQINSSGHYQYHTVHKDSGLYKELLHKLHLAKVGDCMGDSGDKPLRRNNSYTSYTMAICGMPLDSFRAKEGEQKGDEMETLTWPNADTKKRIRMDSYTSYCNAVSDLHSESEMDMSVKAEMGLGDRKGSSGSLEEWYDQDKPEVSLLFQFLQILTACFGSFAHGGNDVSNAIGPLVALYLVYETRDVTTKEATPIWLLLYGGVGICMGLWVWGRRVIQTMGKDLTPITPSSGFSIELASAFTVVVASNIGLPISTTHCKVGSVVSVGWLRSKKAVDWRLFRNIFMAWFVTVPISGVISAAIMAVFKHIILPV; encoded by the exons ATGGCATCTACCCTGGCCCCGATTACTAGTACTCTAGCTGCTGTTACTGCTTCTGCTCCACCGAAGTATGACAATCTGTGGATGCTCATCCTGGGCTTCATCATTGCATTTGTCTTGGCATTCTCCGTGGGAGCCAATGATGTAGCAAATTCATTTGGTACAGCTGTAGGCTCAGGTGTAGTGACCCTGAAGCAAGCCTGCATCCTAGCTAGCATCTTCGAAACTGTGGGCTCCGCCTTGCTGGGGGCCAAAGTGAGTGAAACCATCCGGAAGGGCTTGATAGATGTGGAGAAGTACAACGCAACTCAAGATCTGCTCATGGCTGGCTCTGTCAGTGCTATGTTTG GTTCTGCTGTGTGGCAACTAGTGGCTTCGTTTTTGAAGCTTCCTATTTCTGGGACCCATTGTATTGTCGGTGCAACCATTGGTTTCTCCCTTGTGGCAAAGGGACAAGAGGGTATCAAATGGTCCGAACTGATAAAAATTG TGATGTCTTGGTTCGTCTCTCCACTGCTTTCTGGTATTATGTCTGGAATTTTATTCTTCCTTGTTCGTGCATTCATCCTCCGTAAG GCAGATCCAGTTCCTAATGGCTTACGAGCTTTACCCATTTTTTATGCCTGCACAATTGGAATCAACCTCTTTTCCATTATGTATACTGGAGCACCAT TGCTGGGCTTTGACAAACTTCCTCTGTGGGGTACCATCCTCATCTCGGTGGGATGTGCAGTTTTCTGTGCCCTTATCGTCTGGTTCTTTGTATGTCCCAGGATGAAGAGGAAAATTGAAC GAGAAGTAAAGTCTAGTCCCTCTGAAAGTCCCTTAATGGAAAAGAAGAACAACTTAAAAGACCATGAAGAAACAAAGATGGCTCCTGGCGATGTTGAGAATAGGAATCCTGTGTCTGAGGTAGTATGTGCCACTGGCCCACTACGGGCTGTGGTGGAGGAGAGAACGGTGTCATTTAAACTCGGTGACCTGGAGGAAGCTCCGGAGCGAGAGCGGCTTCCCATGGACCTGAAGGAGGAGACCAACATAGATGGTACTATCAATG GTGCAGTGCAGTTGCCTAATGGGAACCTTGTTCAGTTCAGTCAAACCGTCAGCAACCAGATCAACTCCAGTGGCCACTATCAGTATCACACCGTGCACAAGGATTCTGGCTTGTACAAAGAGCTGCTCCATAAGCTACATCTGGCCAAGGTGGGAGACTGCATGGGAGACTCTGGGGACAAGCCCTTGAGACGCAACAACAGCTACACATCCTACACCATGGCAATATGTGGCATGCCCCTGGATTCCTTCCGTGCCAAAGAAGGGGAACAAAAGGGAGACGAAATGGAAACGCTGACTTGGCCTAATGCAGATACCAAGAAGCGGATTCGGATGGACAGTTACACCAGTTACTGCAATGCTGTGTCTGACCTTCACTCAGAGTCTGAGATGGACATGAGTGTTAAGGCAGAGATGGGTCTGGGTGACAGAAAAGGAAGCAGTGGCTCTCTTGAAGAATGGTATGATCAGGATAAGCCTGAAGTGTCCCTTCTCTTCCAGTTTCTGCAGATCCTTACAGCCTGCTTTGGGTCCTTTGCCCATGGTGGCAATGACGTCAG cAATGCCATCGGCCCTCTGGTTGCTTTGTATCTTGTTTATGAAACGAGAGATGTCACTACAAAAGAGGCAACACCCATATGGCTTCTGCTTTATGGTGGTGTTGGCATTTGCATGGGGCTATGGGTTTGGGGAAGAAGAGTTATCCAGACTATGGGGAAGGACCTGACACCAATCACACCCTCCAG TGGTTTCAGTATTGAACTGGCATCTGCCTTCACTGTGGTCGTCGCATCAAACATTGGCCTTCCCATCAGCACAACACATTGTAAG GTGGGCTCTGTGGTGTCTGTTGGCTGGCTCCGATCCAAGAAGGCTGTTGACTGGCGACTGTTTCGAAACATTTTTATGGCCTGGTTTGTCACCGTCCCTATTTCTGGGGTTATCAGTGCTGCTATCATGGCAGTGTTCAAGCACATCATTCTGCCGGTGTGA
- the Slc20a1 gene encoding sodium-dependent phosphate transporter 1 isoform X4 — protein MASTLAPITSTLAAVTASAPPKYDNLWMLILGFIIAFVLAFSVGANDVANSFGTAVGSGVVTLKQACILASIFETVGSALLGAKVSETIRKGLIDVEKYNATQDLLMAGSVSAMFGSAVWQLVASFLKLPISGTHCIVGATIGFSLVAKGQEGIKWSELIKIVMSWFVSPLLSGIMSGILFFLVRAFILRKADPVPNGLRALPIFYACTIGINLFSIMYTGAPWLKSPRRWLACTHFRRLQASVC, from the exons ATGGCATCTACCCTGGCCCCGATTACTAGTACTCTAGCTGCTGTTACTGCTTCTGCTCCACCGAAGTATGACAATCTGTGGATGCTCATCCTGGGCTTCATCATTGCATTTGTCTTGGCATTCTCCGTGGGAGCCAATGATGTAGCAAATTCATTTGGTACAGCTGTAGGCTCAGGTGTAGTGACCCTGAAGCAAGCCTGCATCCTAGCTAGCATCTTCGAAACTGTGGGCTCCGCCTTGCTGGGGGCCAAAGTGAGTGAAACCATCCGGAAGGGCTTGATAGATGTGGAGAAGTACAACGCAACTCAAGATCTGCTCATGGCTGGCTCTGTCAGTGCTATGTTTG GTTCTGCTGTGTGGCAACTAGTGGCTTCGTTTTTGAAGCTTCCTATTTCTGGGACCCATTGTATTGTCGGTGCAACCATTGGTTTCTCCCTTGTGGCAAAGGGACAAGAGGGTATCAAATGGTCCGAACTGATAAAAATTG TGATGTCTTGGTTCGTCTCTCCACTGCTTTCTGGTATTATGTCTGGAATTTTATTCTTCCTTGTTCGTGCATTCATCCTCCGTAAG GCAGATCCAGTTCCTAATGGCTTACGAGCTTTACCCATTTTTTATGCCTGCACAATTGGAATCAACCTCTTTTCCATTATGTATACTGGAGCACCAT GGCTGAAATCTCCTAGAAGGTGGCTGGCCTGCACCCATTTCAGAAGGCTGCAGGCTAGTGTATGCTGA
- the Slc20a1 gene encoding sodium-dependent phosphate transporter 1 isoform X2: MYTGAPLLGFDKLPLWGTILISVGCAVFCALIVWFFVCPRMKRKIEREVKSSPSESPLMEKKNNLKDHEETKMAPGDVENRNPVSEVVCATGPLRAVVEERTVSFKLGDLEEAPERERLPMDLKEETNIDGTINGAVQLPNGNLVQFSQTVSNQINSSGHYQYHTVHKDSGLYKELLHKLHLAKVGDCMGDSGDKPLRRNNSYTSYTMAICGMPLDSFRAKEGEQKGDEMETLTWPNADTKKRIRMDSYTSYCNAVSDLHSESEMDMSVKAEMGLGDRKGSSGSLEEWYDQDKPEVSLLFQFLQILTACFGSFAHGGNDVSNAIGPLVALYLVYETRDVTTKEATPIWLLLYGGVGICMGLWVWGRRVIQTMGKDLTPITPSSGFSIELASAFTVVVASNIGLPISTTHCKVGSVVSVGWLRSKKAVDWRLFRNIFMAWFVTVPISGVISAAIMAVFKHIILPV; this comes from the exons ATGTATACTGGAGCACCAT TGCTGGGCTTTGACAAACTTCCTCTGTGGGGTACCATCCTCATCTCGGTGGGATGTGCAGTTTTCTGTGCCCTTATCGTCTGGTTCTTTGTATGTCCCAGGATGAAGAGGAAAATTGAAC GAGAAGTAAAGTCTAGTCCCTCTGAAAGTCCCTTAATGGAAAAGAAGAACAACTTAAAAGACCATGAAGAAACAAAGATGGCTCCTGGCGATGTTGAGAATAGGAATCCTGTGTCTGAGGTAGTATGTGCCACTGGCCCACTACGGGCTGTGGTGGAGGAGAGAACGGTGTCATTTAAACTCGGTGACCTGGAGGAAGCTCCGGAGCGAGAGCGGCTTCCCATGGACCTGAAGGAGGAGACCAACATAGATGGTACTATCAATG GTGCAGTGCAGTTGCCTAATGGGAACCTTGTTCAGTTCAGTCAAACCGTCAGCAACCAGATCAACTCCAGTGGCCACTATCAGTATCACACCGTGCACAAGGATTCTGGCTTGTACAAAGAGCTGCTCCATAAGCTACATCTGGCCAAGGTGGGAGACTGCATGGGAGACTCTGGGGACAAGCCCTTGAGACGCAACAACAGCTACACATCCTACACCATGGCAATATGTGGCATGCCCCTGGATTCCTTCCGTGCCAAAGAAGGGGAACAAAAGGGAGACGAAATGGAAACGCTGACTTGGCCTAATGCAGATACCAAGAAGCGGATTCGGATGGACAGTTACACCAGTTACTGCAATGCTGTGTCTGACCTTCACTCAGAGTCTGAGATGGACATGAGTGTTAAGGCAGAGATGGGTCTGGGTGACAGAAAAGGAAGCAGTGGCTCTCTTGAAGAATGGTATGATCAGGATAAGCCTGAAGTGTCCCTTCTCTTCCAGTTTCTGCAGATCCTTACAGCCTGCTTTGGGTCCTTTGCCCATGGTGGCAATGACGTCAG cAATGCCATCGGCCCTCTGGTTGCTTTGTATCTTGTTTATGAAACGAGAGATGTCACTACAAAAGAGGCAACACCCATATGGCTTCTGCTTTATGGTGGTGTTGGCATTTGCATGGGGCTATGGGTTTGGGGAAGAAGAGTTATCCAGACTATGGGGAAGGACCTGACACCAATCACACCCTCCAG TGGTTTCAGTATTGAACTGGCATCTGCCTTCACTGTGGTCGTCGCATCAAACATTGGCCTTCCCATCAGCACAACACATTGTAAG GTGGGCTCTGTGGTGTCTGTTGGCTGGCTCCGATCCAAGAAGGCTGTTGACTGGCGACTGTTTCGAAACATTTTTATGGCCTGGTTTGTCACCGTCCCTATTTCTGGGGTTATCAGTGCTGCTATCATGGCAGTGTTCAAGCACATCATTCTGCCGGTGTGA
- the Slc20a1 gene encoding sodium-dependent phosphate transporter 1 isoform X3 yields the protein MKRKIEREVKSSPSESPLMEKKNNLKDHEETKMAPGDVENRNPVSEVVCATGPLRAVVEERTVSFKLGDLEEAPERERLPMDLKEETNIDGTINGAVQLPNGNLVQFSQTVSNQINSSGHYQYHTVHKDSGLYKELLHKLHLAKVGDCMGDSGDKPLRRNNSYTSYTMAICGMPLDSFRAKEGEQKGDEMETLTWPNADTKKRIRMDSYTSYCNAVSDLHSESEMDMSVKAEMGLGDRKGSSGSLEEWYDQDKPEVSLLFQFLQILTACFGSFAHGGNDVSNAIGPLVALYLVYETRDVTTKEATPIWLLLYGGVGICMGLWVWGRRVIQTMGKDLTPITPSSGFSIELASAFTVVVASNIGLPISTTHCKVGSVVSVGWLRSKKAVDWRLFRNIFMAWFVTVPISGVISAAIMAVFKHIILPV from the exons ATGAAGAGGAAAATTGAAC GAGAAGTAAAGTCTAGTCCCTCTGAAAGTCCCTTAATGGAAAAGAAGAACAACTTAAAAGACCATGAAGAAACAAAGATGGCTCCTGGCGATGTTGAGAATAGGAATCCTGTGTCTGAGGTAGTATGTGCCACTGGCCCACTACGGGCTGTGGTGGAGGAGAGAACGGTGTCATTTAAACTCGGTGACCTGGAGGAAGCTCCGGAGCGAGAGCGGCTTCCCATGGACCTGAAGGAGGAGACCAACATAGATGGTACTATCAATG GTGCAGTGCAGTTGCCTAATGGGAACCTTGTTCAGTTCAGTCAAACCGTCAGCAACCAGATCAACTCCAGTGGCCACTATCAGTATCACACCGTGCACAAGGATTCTGGCTTGTACAAAGAGCTGCTCCATAAGCTACATCTGGCCAAGGTGGGAGACTGCATGGGAGACTCTGGGGACAAGCCCTTGAGACGCAACAACAGCTACACATCCTACACCATGGCAATATGTGGCATGCCCCTGGATTCCTTCCGTGCCAAAGAAGGGGAACAAAAGGGAGACGAAATGGAAACGCTGACTTGGCCTAATGCAGATACCAAGAAGCGGATTCGGATGGACAGTTACACCAGTTACTGCAATGCTGTGTCTGACCTTCACTCAGAGTCTGAGATGGACATGAGTGTTAAGGCAGAGATGGGTCTGGGTGACAGAAAAGGAAGCAGTGGCTCTCTTGAAGAATGGTATGATCAGGATAAGCCTGAAGTGTCCCTTCTCTTCCAGTTTCTGCAGATCCTTACAGCCTGCTTTGGGTCCTTTGCCCATGGTGGCAATGACGTCAG cAATGCCATCGGCCCTCTGGTTGCTTTGTATCTTGTTTATGAAACGAGAGATGTCACTACAAAAGAGGCAACACCCATATGGCTTCTGCTTTATGGTGGTGTTGGCATTTGCATGGGGCTATGGGTTTGGGGAAGAAGAGTTATCCAGACTATGGGGAAGGACCTGACACCAATCACACCCTCCAG TGGTTTCAGTATTGAACTGGCATCTGCCTTCACTGTGGTCGTCGCATCAAACATTGGCCTTCCCATCAGCACAACACATTGTAAG GTGGGCTCTGTGGTGTCTGTTGGCTGGCTCCGATCCAAGAAGGCTGTTGACTGGCGACTGTTTCGAAACATTTTTATGGCCTGGTTTGTCACCGTCCCTATTTCTGGGGTTATCAGTGCTGCTATCATGGCAGTGTTCAAGCACATCATTCTGCCGGTGTGA